A stretch of DNA from Flavobacteriaceae bacterium MAR_2009_75:
GGAAAAATGATGTTGGTGCGAGCTATGGTCTTAGGTCTTGAATTAGACTATGTGAACCCTACTTCAAAGCCTATAGGTAAAGAGTTTGAATCCTATGATTTCTGTGCGATGGTTCCGCTGCAGGTAGCTAACTCTTTAGACGAGCTAACAAATATAAAGAAGCTCATTGTGGGCGGTTCTCCGATGAATCAAGAGTTGAAAACCAAAATTAAAGATCAAGGTTTGAACACCGAAATTTTTGAAACTTATGGTATGACGGAAACAATTACCCATATCGCCGTTAAAAAGGTTCACCCGGTTGAAACGGGAAATATAGTTTTTAAGACCTTACCGGGTGTAGCCATAAATACAGATAACAGGGATTGTTTTGTCATTGAAGCACCGTTGGTGAGCAATGATATGATTAGCACGAACGATATCGTAAGAATTGTCTCGAATACAGAATTTGAATGGTTGGGTCGATATGACAATGTTATCAATTCTGGGGGTGTGAAGTTATTTCCGGAACAAATAGAACATAAACTTCACGAAACTATCGAGTCCCGATTTTTTGTTGCGGGGCTGCCCGATGATATTTTGGGCCAGAAACTAGTCTTGGTAGTTGAGGGCATTACGGCTACTGATCAACTGCTAGAAAAAATTAAACAACTGACTTCACTTGATAAGTATGAAGTACCTAAACAAATCTTAACAGTATCAAAGTTCATAGAAACGGATAGCGGTAAAGTTCAAAGAAAAAAGACTTTAGAACAGGTCAAATAAGACATTTAGGCATTAAACCTGAATCACTCCCATATTAAAATCTTTTGTGATGGGGGAATGGTCCGCAGCTTCGATGCCCATCGATATCCATTTTCGAGTATCTAGCGGGTCGATTACGGCGTCCGTCCAAAGGCGTGCTGCCGCGTAGTACGCAGATACCTGATTGTCGTATCGATCTTTAATTTTATTAAAGAGTTCGGCTTCTTTCTTTTCGGTAATCGTTTCCCCTTTCTTCTTTAACGAGGCTTTTTCTATCTGTAGCAATACTTTTGCGGCCGAATTACCGCTCATAACAGCAAGTTCTGCACTGGGCCATGCCGCAATTAATCTAGGGTCATAAGCCTTACCGCACATGGCATAATTTCCGGCGCCATAGCTATTACCGAGTATTATCGTAAATTTCGGTACTATAGAATTGCTTACGGCATTCACCATTTTAGCGCCATCTTTTATGATGCCACCATGTTCACTTTTGCTACCTACCATAAAGCCGGTGACATCCTGTAAAAAAACCAAGGGTATTTTCTTCTGGTTACAGTTTGCTATAAACCGGGTGGCCTTATCGGCAGAATCGGAATAAATGACTCCGCCAAATTGCATTTCCCCTTTTTGGGTTTTAACCACCTTACGCTGATTCGCGACTATACCTACGGCCCAACCATCGATACGGGCATAACCGGTCAAAATAGTTTTTCCGTATCCCTCTTTATATTCTTCAAATTCAGAATTATCGACAAGCCTTTTAATTATTTCGAGCATATCATATTGATCCGTTCTCGAAGAAGGTAGTATGCCATAAATATCATCGGGGTTTTCTTTTGGTTTCTTCGAATCCTTTCTATTAAAACCAGCTTTATCAAAATCACCGATTTTGTCTAAAATGTTTTTAATGGTGTTGAGTGCTTCGGCATCGTCTTTGGCTTTATAGTCAGTCACACCACTTATCTCACAGTGGGTCGTAGCACCTCCGAGCGTTTCATTATCGATACTCTCACCGATGGCAGCTTTGACCAAATAGCTTCCGGCAAGAAAAATACTTCCGGTTTTGTCAACTATTAACGCCTCGTCGCTCATAATTGGCAAATAGGCACCTCCTGCAACACAACTTCCCATTACGGCGGCAATCTGAGTGATACCCATACTACTCATCACCGCGTTATTTCTGAAGATACGCCCGAAATGCTCCTTATCAGGAAAAATCTCATCTTGAAGGGGTAGGTAGACCCCGGCACTATCGACTAAATAAATAATTGGCAATCGGTTTTCGATAGCTATTTCCTGGGCTCTTAAATTTTTCTTTCCCGTAATAGGAAACCAGGCTCCGGCCTTTACCGTTGCGTCATTGGCGACTACGATACATTGCTTGCCCGAAACATATCCTATTTTAATGACAACGCCACCAGAAGGGCAGCCACCATGTTCTTCATACATATTTTCACCGGCAAAAGCACCTATTTCTATACTCTTGCTATCGTTATCGATTAGAAAATCAATTCTTTCCCTAGCGGTCATTTTTCCCTTTTCATGCTGCTTTTCAATTCGAGATTTTCCGCCACCTAGCTTGGTTTTAGCCAATTTTCGTTTCAGTTCTGATAAGAGTAATTTGTTGTGATCTTCGTTCTTGTTGAATTTGAGGTCCATACAAATGCATTCGTTTTGAATGCTAAAGATAAGGAGTAAAATTCATTACATTTGGGAAAATCAAGAATCAGTTATGGCAGATAAAATTAGATGGGGCATTGTTGGCCCGGGTAGAATTGCACATAGTTTTGCACAAGATTTGAAATTGGTAGAAGGTGGCGAGTTGACCGCTGTAGCTTCACGAAGCTTAGATAGGGCTAAAGGGTTTGCCGATGAATATGGGGCAGCGTATAGTTACGGTTCATACCAAGAAATTTTTGAGGCCGACACCGTTGATGTACTTTATATAGCAACTCCGCATACCTCACATTGTGAACTTTCTATAGAGGCTATGAACCACGGAAAGCATGTTCTTTGTGAGAAACCGATGGGTATAGATGCCGACCAAGTTAAAATGATGGTATCTGCGGCCAAGAAAAATGAGGTATTCCTTATGGAAGCTTTATGGAGTCGATTTAATCCGTCTATACTTAAAGTAAAACAGATGATTGAAGAAGGTACCATCGGAAAAGTAGCTTTTCTGAGTGCGAATTTCGGGTTTTATGCTTTGGATAGGGATGAAGACAGTAGATTGTTGAACCCAGATTTAGCAGGTGGCTCTTTACTCGATATAGGAATTTACCCTATTTTCTTGGCTTATCTGATTTTAGGAAAGCCCGATAGAATAGAGGCCATTTCTAAATTTCATTCAACAGGGATAGAGGCTCAGACTGCGATGATTTTCGATTACCCTTATGCCCAAGCATTGCTGAGTAGCGGTTTGCGGTCAAAGATATCTATGAAAGCAGAAATTGGAGGTAGCAAGGGTTCTATATATTTACAAGAGCGATGGCATGAAACGCAAGGGTACGTTGCCGAACTAAATGGAGACGAACAAAGTTTTGATTTGCCTACTAAAGGAATTGGTTACTCTCATGAAATAGAAGAGGTTCATGCGTGTTTGAATTCGGGTTTGTTACAAAGTGATAAATGGAGCTTGCAAAATAGTCTTGATTTAGTGAATTTGTTAGACGAAGTGCGTAGTTTGACCGGTACAACCTTTCCCTTTGAGTAAAATGGAGTTATTCAAAAAATAGATTGAATTAACATTTTACTTTAAAATTACGATATTTGCAGTTATCTTTAATTGTCACTGAATATTATGGGAATGAATAAAAATACCGTATTGGCTTGGGCCACCTTTATCATGATTATTGTTGGTCTCGCTTTGATTGCATTAGGCGCTTTCCGTTATGAAGAGGTTGCAGGATGGGGTTTTGGCTCGGTCGGAATCGGATTTTTTGCGATTGCATGGGTCTTCAATGCTTTAAAAGGGCGGGTATAATAATTAAATACTTCTTGCGCCTTAGATTATCAATATCAAAACTTAGCAACTTTCAAAAAATTGAACAATGTCCGACGATAAGAAAGTAATTTTCTCAATGTCCGGGGTGACCAAAACATATAAAAATGCCAATACCCCGGTATTAAAAAATATATATCTAAGCTTTTTCTATGGTGCCAAAATAGGTATTCTAGGGCTTAATGGTTCTGGTAAATCGACCCTTCTCAAAATTATCGCCGGGGTAGATAAGAATTATCAGGGCGATGTTGTTTTTTCACCAGGTTACCGGGTAGGGTATCTAGAACAAGAACCAAAATTAGATGAAGATAAGACCGTTCTTGAAATTGTAAAAGAAGGTGTGGGCGAAACTGTCGCTATACTTGATGAGTACAATAAAATCAATGATATGTTCGGTCTGCCTGAAGTCTATGAAGATGCCGACAAAATGCAGAAGCTGATGGATAAGCAGGCGCAGCTTCAAGACCAAATCGATGCTTCGAATGCTTGGGAGCTTGACACCAAGCTTGAGATTGCGATGGATGCACTACGCACACCAGATGCAGATAAAAAGATCGGAGTGCTTTCTGGGGGAGAAAGAAGACGTGTAGCTCTATGCCGTCTACTATTGCAGGAGCCTGAAATCTTATTGCTCGATGAGCCTACCAACCACTTGGATGCGGAGTCGGTACATTGGTTAGAGCACCATTTGGCCCAATATAAGGGTACTGTAATCGCTGTAACTCACGACCGTTATTTTTTGGATAATGTTGCAGGATGGATATTAGAGCTAGACCGAGGAGAAGGTATACCGTGGAAAGGCAACTATTCCAGTTGGTTAGACCAGAAAGCCAAACGCTTGGCACAAGAAAGTAAGAGCGCTTCAAAAAGACAGAAAACTTTAGAGCGTGAGCTAGAATGGGTACGTCAAGGGCCAAAAGGGCGCCAGACGAAGCAAAAGGCTCGTTTAAAGAATTACGACAAGCTGATGAGTCAAGACCAAAAACAGCTTGACGAAAAGTTGGAAATTTATATACCGAACGGCCCACGTCTTGGTACCAATGTTCTAGAAGCCACGGGTGTTAGCAAGGCGTATGGCGAGAAGTTGCTTTATGAAGATTTGAATTTTAAACTTCCGCAGGCAGGTATAGTTGGGGTAATTGGCCCGAACGGAGCCGGTAAAACAACAATTTTCAGAATGGTTATGGGCGAAGAACAGCCCGATAAAGGTAAGTTTGAAGTGGGTGAAACTGCTAAAATCGCCTACGTTGACCAGAGTCATTCAAATATAGATCCTGAAAAAACCATTTGGCAGAATTTCAGTGATGAACAAGAGCTTGTTATGATGGGCGGGCGACAAGTAAATTCAAGAGCCTATTTAAGTAGATTTAATTTTTCAGGAAGCGAACAGAACAAGAAGGTGAATATGCTCTCTGGGGGTGAACGCAATAGGCTTCATTTGGCAATGACCCTCAAAGAAGAAGGTAATGTATTACTTTTAGATGAGCCAACTAATGACTTGGACGTTAATACGTTGAGGGCTTTAGAAGAGGGTCTTGAGAATTTTGCCGGTTGTGCGGTTGTCATTTCTCACGACAGATGGTTTTTAGATCGAATCTGTACTCATATTTTGGCATTCGAAGGAGATTCACAGGTTTATTTCTTTGAAGGTTCTTTTTCCGATTATGAAGAGAACAAAAAGAAGCGACTTGGTGCCGATATCATGCCGAAAAGAATTAAATACAAAAAACTTATTCGCTAAGATTAGCTTACAATTAAACAAAAAGCGGTGCTGTAAACCTATAGTTTCAGCACCGCTTTTTGTTTAGTAGTCAACACTGGGGTACCAATCTAACTGAACTACTTCAATTTCTTTATTTCCCGCATTTACAATGGCTTTAAACTTGCTGACATCACTAACATCAGGCTTACCTCGATAGTGATAGGGGTAGACTTGTTTTGGCTTAAATTCCAACACCCCATCGGCTGCACTTTCAGGGGTCATGGTATAGGGCAAATTCATACAAATAAAAGCCTTATCGATATTTTTAAGATTGCGCATTTCAGGTATGTCTTCGGTATCGCCAGAAATGTAAACCCTTTCATCACCAATATTTAATATATAACCGTTACCTCTACCTTTTTCATGAAACTGTTTTGCTTCTTCGCGAAGGTTGTACATGGGTATGGCCTCTACCATAATTCCAAATCGTTCTTTTGAATCGCCATTGTTCAATACATCAATTTGTGGAGTAAATTTTTCAGGCATTTTATCTGCAGCAGCTTGTGGCATGATAATTTTTGCCTTTTCAGTGTCTAGAGATTCTAAGGTTTCTACGCTAAGATGGTCACCATGTATATCGGTTACCAATATAAGATCGGGTTTATTTTGGCCCTCAAAGGCTTCTAAACCTCCTACGGGGTCGATATAAATGGTAGTGCCTCCCCATTCTAGTACCATAGTAGCATGCTCAATAGGTTTTATCATCAGTTCGGTGGTACTGCCAGGTATATGCTCTTCAACAGCAACCTCTTGAGAAGTAGTATCAGTAGATTTTTCTTTTTTAGTTTCCTTACAAGCGGAAAAAAAGGTTAAACAACTTAGCGTAAAAATTAATAATTGTCTCATAGTGTCTTTTTAATTATGGTGTTCGTTTCTAAAGAGTCGGTTTGTGCGTTCAAATCTAAAATCATTTTTATGTTACTTCTTTTATAAACCGTTTCCGGCTCCATAGGTATTTCTATAAAACCATTTTTCCTATAGATATGTAGAGCATTATTTAATTTGGTGTTGGAGTAGAGTACAATATTCGACCACTGGTTCTCTTTAGCGAAATTGATTGCGAAAGTGAGCAGGGCCTGTCCGATTTTCTTTCCTCTAAAGTTAGGGGCTACGGCCATTTTTCCTAACTCATAAGAATCTTTGTCAAAAGGAATAAAGGCAAAACACCCGGCTATTTGCCCACCATATTTGGCCAAGAAAATATGGCCTCCTTGATTTATAATAGCCTCTTCACAGTTTTCAAGTACTTCGACATCTTTTGGTTCTACTTGAAAATAAGTATTTATCCACTCTAGGTTCAAATTCTTGAAAGAAGTAGCAAATGAAGATGTATATGGTACAATTTCCAGTGACATAGAAAATTTTAACTTGGTCTAGATTATCGAGTAAAAGTTTAATTATTGTAGTATCTTAACTTAAATTTTCTTGCAAACAAGATTATTTCTTGACACTAATTAAAAATACGTAATCCTTTTGATATCTTTTAGCTCATATTAAAGATTTAGTCATCTTTATCATGTGGGAGATTCGTTGCTTTGAACTCAAAACTTTTAACCTGTAGAAAATTCCAAACTTCCATCATGTTTCCTGCTTCCTTCAATTCTGAAAAATCTTGTTGAGCCCTACAGAAGGTTAGAAATGCATCGATACTTGATTCTGGTATATCGAAATCAGCTGACAAGATTTTCTTTGAAAATTTAGTAACAATTTCTCTTTCCATTTCCATATCGATATCGCGGTCGACCATATCTTCAAATGTTTTGGTTCTACCAGAAACCCGATTTAATATTTTGTGTGTATTAATGACTATGCTCGTCACATAGTAGCGGATGTATTTTCCTCTATCAGCCTCTAAAAGCAATCGCTCACTTTGGGTCAATTTTTCGACATCTGCGTTAGGTAGCCCTAAAGTCGAAGAAGTAATGATAGGTTTATAACTTAACCGTTCAATATCCGAATTTATATTTCCTGTAAGGTTATAGGGCATTACAGTCACCTCGTTTAAATTTATAATGTTTTCTGAGAGATATACAATAATCGACTTTTTTCGAAGTGTAGTATCGGTTATGACAATGGTCCTTTTGCTAAACTGAATTGCCCTAAACTGAAGCGAATCTCGTAATTTAGCCTTAATAGAAAACAATCCAAGAGAATCGGTAATCGTAGATTCTTTAGAATTAAGGTTTACGACCAATATATTGGAAACATCGTTCTGAAAACTTTTAGCCTGGCCATTTAACACAATCGGGCTTTCTTGGCTAAAGCCTATGGACAATGTGAACAAAAGCAATACGTATAAAAATCTTAAATAACTCAGCAATATTTAGATTTTTTACTTTGAAATGAGCTGTTTTTCGAATATAGGACGATATTAACCTAAAGTTAGAATTTAGAATGCTCTTAATAAGGTTAATCTTTCATTTTTTTCCATTAAATAATCTAAAAATAAAATCTTAACGTATATAGAACGATACAAACAAACATCTTTAAAGAAATTAATTTAAACATTATGACTGAAACAAAAAGTAATAACGGATTAAAGGTACTTGCTGGCCTTTTGGCTGTAGTACTGCTCGGTACCATTATTTATACGGTTAGTCTTTACCAAGAGAAAAAGAAGAATGAGGCCGTACTATCAGATGAGAAGCAGTTGGTAGTT
This window harbors:
- a CDS encoding O-succinylbenzoic acid--CoA ligase, with translation MTYPHKTLHNRFRLQGSNYNLEELKEIAYSLVKEGDVHEIAIGDFLLDWLNDKLTLTVQTSGSTGAPKTIVLEKEKMVNSAKATGEFFNLKEGDTALLCLSADYIAGKMMLVRAMVLGLELDYVNPTSKPIGKEFESYDFCAMVPLQVANSLDELTNIKKLIVGGSPMNQELKTKIKDQGLNTEIFETYGMTETITHIAVKKVHPVETGNIVFKTLPGVAINTDNRDCFVIEAPLVSNDMISTNDIVRIVSNTEFEWLGRYDNVINSGGVKLFPEQIEHKLHETIESRFFVAGLPDDILGQKLVLVVEGITATDQLLEKIKQLTSLDKYEVPKQILTVSKFIETDSGKVQRKKTLEQVK
- a CDS encoding acetyl-CoA carboxylase carboxyltransferase component, producing MDLKFNKNEDHNKLLLSELKRKLAKTKLGGGKSRIEKQHEKGKMTARERIDFLIDNDSKSIEIGAFAGENMYEEHGGCPSGGVVIKIGYVSGKQCIVVANDATVKAGAWFPITGKKNLRAQEIAIENRLPIIYLVDSAGVYLPLQDEIFPDKEHFGRIFRNNAVMSSMGITQIAAVMGSCVAGGAYLPIMSDEALIVDKTGSIFLAGSYLVKAAIGESIDNETLGGATTHCEISGVTDYKAKDDAEALNTIKNILDKIGDFDKAGFNRKDSKKPKENPDDIYGILPSSRTDQYDMLEIIKRLVDNSEFEEYKEGYGKTILTGYARIDGWAVGIVANQRKVVKTQKGEMQFGGVIYSDSADKATRFIANCNQKKIPLVFLQDVTGFMVGSKSEHGGIIKDGAKMVNAVSNSIVPKFTIILGNSYGAGNYAMCGKAYDPRLIAAWPSAELAVMSGNSAAKVLLQIEKASLKKKGETITEKKEAELFNKIKDRYDNQVSAYYAAARLWTDAVIDPLDTRKWISMGIEAADHSPITKDFNMGVIQV
- a CDS encoding putative dehydrogenase, whose protein sequence is MLKIRSKIHYIWENQESVMADKIRWGIVGPGRIAHSFAQDLKLVEGGELTAVASRSLDRAKGFADEYGAAYSYGSYQEIFEADTVDVLYIATPHTSHCELSIEAMNHGKHVLCEKPMGIDADQVKMMVSAAKKNEVFLMEALWSRFNPSILKVKQMIEEGTIGKVAFLSANFGFYALDRDEDSRLLNPDLAGGSLLDIGIYPIFLAYLILGKPDRIEAISKFHSTGIEAQTAMIFDYPYAQALLSSGLRSKISMKAEIGGSKGSIYLQERWHETQGYVAELNGDEQSFDLPTKGIGYSHEIEEVHACLNSGLLQSDKWSLQNSLDLVNLLDEVRSLTGTTFPFE
- a CDS encoding ATP-binding cassette ChvD family protein produces the protein MSDDKKVIFSMSGVTKTYKNANTPVLKNIYLSFFYGAKIGILGLNGSGKSTLLKIIAGVDKNYQGDVVFSPGYRVGYLEQEPKLDEDKTVLEIVKEGVGETVAILDEYNKINDMFGLPEVYEDADKMQKLMDKQAQLQDQIDASNAWELDTKLEIAMDALRTPDADKKIGVLSGGERRRVALCRLLLQEPEILLLDEPTNHLDAESVHWLEHHLAQYKGTVIAVTHDRYFLDNVAGWILELDRGEGIPWKGNYSSWLDQKAKRLAQESKSASKRQKTLERELEWVRQGPKGRQTKQKARLKNYDKLMSQDQKQLDEKLEIYIPNGPRLGTNVLEATGVSKAYGEKLLYEDLNFKLPQAGIVGVIGPNGAGKTTIFRMVMGEEQPDKGKFEVGETAKIAYVDQSHSNIDPEKTIWQNFSDEQELVMMGGRQVNSRAYLSRFNFSGSEQNKKVNMLSGGERNRLHLAMTLKEEGNVLLLDEPTNDLDVNTLRALEEGLENFAGCAVVISHDRWFLDRICTHILAFEGDSQVYFFEGSFSDYEENKKKRLGADIMPKRIKYKKLIR
- a CDS encoding L-ascorbate metabolism protein UlaG (beta-lactamase superfamily): MRQLLIFTLSCLTFFSACKETKKEKSTDTTSQEVAVEEHIPGSTTELMIKPIEHATMVLEWGGTTIYIDPVGGLEAFEGQNKPDLILVTDIHGDHLSVETLESLDTEKAKIIMPQAAADKMPEKFTPQIDVLNNGDSKERFGIMVEAIPMYNLREEAKQFHEKGRGNGYILNIGDERVYISGDTEDIPEMRNLKNIDKAFICMNLPYTMTPESAADGVLEFKPKQVYPYHYRGKPDVSDVSKFKAIVNAGNKEIEVVQLDWYPSVDY
- a CDS encoding acetyltransferase (GNAT) family protein; protein product: MSLEIVPYTSSFATSFKNLNLEWINTYFQVEPKDVEVLENCEEAIINQGGHIFLAKYGGQIAGCFAFIPFDKDSYELGKMAVAPNFRGKKIGQALLTFAINFAKENQWSNIVLYSNTKLNNALHIYRKNGFIEIPMEPETVYKRSNIKMILDLNAQTDSLETNTIIKKTL